DNA from Chitinophaga pendula:
CGGACATTGACTATTCGGAATTGGGTGCCGGTAAAGGTATGATAATGGTTTGTATGTCGGGTACCGTTGTTCGTTTAGAAAATCTCGATGTTCTGGAACAGGGAAAAATTGCCGCATTGCAAATCATCAAAGAAAATTCGGCCAGCTTATCCCATTTGAATAAGCGGTTTCCCGAGACAATAAAAGCGATAAGAAAAAGTGCTTTGCCGCAGCAGTAGGTAATAGGCAAGACTGCGGATACTGTTCTATAATAATAACAAAATGCCATTTACATGACTGACGCAGCATGGGGTGTTTTAGGCACCCTGGGAGGAGCGTTTCTGGGCATAGGCTTCCCATGGATAAGAGAGTTTATTGACCGGAGACGCCCTCTTTTCGTAGACATAAAAGACTTTGGGCTTATTTATCAGGCGGTAAACCAACAGACATCGCCGGCTACTGGTGTCTTGAAAGCCTATGTTTATAATAGTTCCTCTATCCCGAAGCCATTCAGTCCACTAGACCTGACGTTGATAAATAATGAAACCATTAAGGTCATATTACATCAACATCCCGATCATTATGAGGAAGTGGCAGAAACTGTCCAGATAGGAGCAAACTCCGCTGAATACTTTATCGTACATGTGTCCATTCTTCCAATAAGTAAATATGATGAGCTACCTGTGCTTCCTGAACTAAAGGAGGAGCGCGGGAATTTAAAGGGGATATTTAGGTATAGAGTAGGAGCGAAAATAAAAAGGACCAAAATACATATTTGGCAGGGGGTAGAATTGGAGGAGTAAACAAAAAGAGAAATCATAGAGGAGGCATAGTGCTAAAGCCTTCGAGCCTGCTCCCGGTCTTTAGCAATCCCTCCTTTTCCGTACCTCGCCGCCACAAAACCTCACCAATGCTGCTCTCCTGATCCAGGTATATAACACCCTGCATTTTATCGCGGAAAACTACAACCGTCTTATCTCCATCAGGGAGCTGGAGAACGTGTCTAATTATTCTTACCGGAATATCCAGCGGGTGTTTAAGTACATCTGTGGGCAGACGATTGACGGCTAGTTGTATGCAAATGTATGCTGATCCCATCATTTTCTGATACTGCATCGTCCCTACTACTTAAGATATAAATATTTGCCGATGAAACCTTATTTTCTGTAACCCCAAAAACTATACGTTATGAAGAAGATCACCCAGTTTAAGACTTTAACAAGAACAGATCTCAAAATCGTTAAAGGTGGCGGTTTAACCCGCGGGCAGATCGAATGCCCCAAGCAAAGATGTATCACGGAGTTCGGCTGGCCTAACTGCTTGCCAGGTGTATTCTGCGGATGTATGAAGGACTTGATGTGCGGATCACCCTTCTGATACCACTGTGCTGTTCTTACAGTCAGCAAAGGTGGTGGCACAGCTGCCGCGAATGCAACCTGCCAGCTCGTATGCTGCCAGCAGACGACAGGATGGATGTATTGAAAACCTGCTGGGAATTTCTGTATATATAACGCCAATGGCTATTGCGACGTTCGTTTATGATGTAACGGTAGTGTTCAGCCGTCACTGAACACTATGTGAACGCAGCGCTATCCTGTAATGCGAATGGAATGACTAGACGGTTAATCTATTGGATAAGATCGACGTTTTTTATAACGTCTCAGCCCCTGTTTTCTATAACCCAATCCATATTTGTTATGAAAAAGATGACCAACTTCGAATTAGTTTCCAGAGCGGAACTAAAATCGATCAATGGTGGTGGAAGCTCTGTGGCACAGCGCGAATGTCCCTTCAGAGGTTGCACGCCAGAGACATCATTTATTTATTGCAGGCCGGCAGGCGTATTTTGTGTATGTAGAAACATCGGTTTCTGCGGTTTTGGCATACCATAGCGTATGCAAAAGCGTCCCTGACAACCAGGGACGCTTTAAATTGATCTCAACTTATCGTCTGCTGTTGCAAATGCTAAGTCAGGCATAATACTGTTGACAGCTATCGCCCTCACATGTGCATCGTCCTGCAAAAAAAAAACAAAGACGCCTCAGCCGATAAAAGGCAACTTACTAAACAAACAGATGTACATAACAATAAGATCCCCCGATAGTCGAGGACTACCGGGGGATAGCTTTTTAGAAGGCACATCTGCCGGCGCCGCCAACAGGGCCCAGGCATACACAGCCACTACGAACGCAGCCATTACCAGGCGTATTACGGCACTGAGAAGGGCAGGGGAGGGCTACGCGCACGCCCGAACCACCACCATGAATGTTTTTCAGTGCATCGCGATGCATCATTTCAAATTTGCTGATCTTTTTCATAACGCTATGGGTTTTGGGTTTTGAAATTACAGGATGGGTGCAGATGGTGACAGTTATTCAAAGGAGGCGCATCTGCCCGTGCCACCTACAGGACCCAGGCATGCACAACCGCTGCGTACGCAGCCATTACCGGGTGTGTTACGGCACAGAGAAGGACAGGAGAGCCCCACGCGTATACCTGCGCCACCACCATGAATACTTTTCAGTGCATCGCGATGCATCATTTCAAATTTGCTGATCTTTTTCATAACTCTATGGATTTTGGGTTTTGGAATGACAGGGTTGAATCAAATCGTGACAGTCGTAAAGTTGCATATTAACGCATCCGTCTGTAAAAATGCCGCAGTGGCGGAAGAAAATAAATACCATGATCCTGTCCTATTATGTCAAATGTACATATGATGGGCGCCAGATAAAAAAACTGCAATTATTGCGAACATTTTCATTAAACTTGTGTTCCGCATATTTAGTAAGGTTACTACCTGAAAACGGGGGCTGCTATTGATAACCGATGATGAGCAATGATCAAACACTGATAGAAAGGGCCAAATCGGGAGATGAACGGGCCTTTCAACAATTATTTGATAGATACTGGCGGGACCTGTACCGCATAGCTTACCAGCGAGTGAGAGCCGAAGCCGACGCTCAGGACCTGGTACAGGAAGTCTTTATTGCCTTCTGGAAGAACATACACACCGTCAAAATCACCGACTCCGTAGCCGGATACCTCTTCATCGCACTCCGTAATAAGATATTCGACTTCTACGAAAAACAACAGGTCCGCCTACACTACGTACTCGACCAGCCATTTCGTGCCGCCGATACACCCGAACAGCCAATTGATAACATCGCCAGTAAAGAACTACGCAACATACTAGCCGCCGCCATCGAGACGCTGCCAGATAAAATGAAAGAAATATACCGCCTCAGCCGCGAACAACAACTCACCATAGCAGAAATGTCATCCCTGCTCGCACTCTCTCCGCAAACCGTCAAAAATCAACTCAGTACCGCATTACAGCGTATCCGGAAAGAAGTCCAGCGACACTATCTCCTCCTGCTCTGAAATTTTTTTTCGCGACACTAGTACTCCGCCACCTGTCACCCGTTATTCATTCATATAGGTCGTCACTATGGATGAACAATTGCTGGCACTCATAAAGAAATACAACCAGGGCAAATGCACGCCTGCCGAAAAGCAGCGCCTGGAAGACTGGTACAACGCCACCGGCATGGACAATAGTGAAGTCCCCCCTCCACCAGGTGGATGGGAAGCAGCCGGTAAGGTCATGTGGAAAGAGATCCGCGCCAATCAACCGGCCAGAAAAGCCCGCATCCGGCCTATATACTGGCAGGTCGCCGCCGCCGCAGTCATACTCCTCGCCATAGCAGGATTGTACCGCTTCTGGCAGCAACAACAACAGTGGATAGTAATACGCACCGCACAGGGCGAGATCAGGCAGATCACCTTGCCCGATAGCTCCTCCGTCACCATGAATGGCAATGCCGTACTACGCTATGGCCGCCAATGGGACCCATCAAAAGAAAGACAAGTATGGATCACCGGAGAAGCCTTCTTTAACGTTAGACACCTGCATAAAAAAGGAGCTACCGTCATACCGGTACATCGTTTCCTGGTACATGCAGGTCCCACACAGGTCACCGTACTAGGCACCTCCTTTAATGTAAAGACACAGGGAGACATCACCCGCATCATACTCGAAACAGGTCATATTCAGCTAAACCATGAAAAAGGCCATAACAGTCCCGTCGACATGCTGCCGGGCGAAATGGTCACCGTCAACATACATAACACTACCGTTAAAAAAGAAAAGATCAACACCACCATATACACCGCTTGGAAAGCAGGCAAACTTGAACTAAACAGCACCGATTTTGCTGATATAGTGAAGTTCATCACATACAACTATGGACGGAAAGTAGGCGTGTATGATACCACCCTACTCCATAAAAGATTGTCCGGGGGTACAGTGGACACAAACGATGAACAACAGCTTTACAGTATTTTATCAACTATTTTAAATGTTAACATTCGCCAACAGGGCGACTCTATCATCATTTCTCACCAATAATGATGACAGCAGATAGGACTTTATCAACCATTTAAAAAAAGAAATCGCTACTATGAACAAATGTACTCTGCTCCTGGCGGGAGTATTGTCCGTGCTATGCCCCGACAATACCGCCCCCGCAGCGGCACCATTGTCCGCACCGGCAAGGGTAGTGCACACACAACCAAGATCCATACCGCTACCCGTATTGCTCAAAACAATACAACAGCGACATAAGGTCAGCTTCATCTATGAAGAATCATTGCTCAAAGGCAAAGCCTGCACCTGCGACGCTGCCCGCACCCGCCGCGAAGAAGTAGAACAATATGTCGCTGCCATCATCGCTCCCATGCACC
Protein-coding regions in this window:
- a CDS encoding RNA polymerase sigma factor, encoding MMSNDQTLIERAKSGDERAFQQLFDRYWRDLYRIAYQRVRAEADAQDLVQEVFIAFWKNIHTVKITDSVAGYLFIALRNKIFDFYEKQQVRLHYVLDQPFRAADTPEQPIDNIASKELRNILAAAIETLPDKMKEIYRLSREQQLTIAEMSSLLALSPQTVKNQLSTALQRIRKEVQRHYLLLL
- a CDS encoding FecR family protein, whose product is MDEQLLALIKKYNQGKCTPAEKQRLEDWYNATGMDNSEVPPPPGGWEAAGKVMWKEIRANQPARKARIRPIYWQVAAAAVILLAIAGLYRFWQQQQQWIVIRTAQGEIRQITLPDSSSVTMNGNAVLRYGRQWDPSKERQVWITGEAFFNVRHLHKKGATVIPVHRFLVHAGPTQVTVLGTSFNVKTQGDITRIILETGHIQLNHEKGHNSPVDMLPGEMVTVNIHNTTVKKEKINTTIYTAWKAGKLELNSTDFADIVKFITYNYGRKVGVYDTTLLHKRLSGGTVDTNDEQQLYSILSTILNVNIRQQGDSIIISHQ
- a CDS encoding ComC/BlpC family leader-containing pheromone/bacteriocin, yielding MKKITQFKTLTRTDLKIVKGGGLTRGQIECPKQRCITEFGWPNCLPGVFCGCMKDLMCGSPF